The Bacteriovorax sp. PP10 nucleotide sequence GCCGGGTTGATAAGGTGTCCGACAATTTTTCCGGCCGTAGTTCCAGAATTAAGAAGAGACATTGAAAAGCTTTCAATTCCAAGTCCCAAAACTGTTCCCAGGATAGGAGTCATATAAAGATCCTGCACGCTGGCAGGTTCAGTTAAAATTTCGACAGTCAGTTCAAAAAGAGTTGAGCTGATTGTGGTTAAACCTAAAGCACTCATGCGCGAGTAACCTTGAGCTCGGTATAAAAGAAAAAGTTGTGATCCACTGATCGGGTGCACGAAAAAATTCCAGACCGGCTCATCTTTATCAAATACGAGCTTCCCGAAATTATTTTTGTATTGATTAACACCATCATGAACTTTGAAAACTTTTGGTTGAATCAGCGGATAGAAAACCCAGGTAAGACCGTAAACGACCCCGACATTTGTAACTGTTTCTTGAACACTGTGAGTTCGCTCAGTGTAGCCGTAATGATAAAGGTTTGTGCGACGTCCGCTGACCGGATCCACAATGACGTCGTTATCAATGTAAGGTTTTGCATCACTATTATCGGCCGTTTCCGCACGAACTTGACTGACTTCAGTCAGTGAAAATAAAAGCATCAGCGTAAGGACAAACTTAGTCATATATGGTATTAATTATTATCTTTTTAGGGCCTTATATTTATAGTCCAGTTTTAACACATGGACCCCTCGAATGAAAAGAAGACATGGGAATAATTATGCAAGATTTAGAGACTAAAAAAGTTGAGTTTCATCGTTATGTGAGAGCACTTCAAGACGAAATTACTATGGCACTTTTTGATGTCGATCCTAAATTAAACTTAGAAGAAGACAAATGGGAACGCCTTGATCATACAGGGAACCCCGGAGGCGGCGGGATCACTCGCGCTTTTACAGGAGAGATCATTGAAAATGCTGGAGTGAACACTTCAATGGTTTTTGGTGCCATCGATCCGGCCTTTGCTGGTAAACTCGGAGGAACCGGGGACCAGATGTGGGCCGCAGGTATCTCACTTATCATTCACCCAAGGAACCCACGTGTTCCTACTGTTCACGCAAATTTTAGAATGATCCACGCTGGTGAAAAATTCTGGTTTGGCGGTGGGGCAGACTTAACTCCATACTACCCGCACGTCGAAGACTTCCAGTATTTTCACGATACATGGAGAGAGGCGATTACTCCTTATGGGCATTATGAAGAGTGGAAAAAAACGTGTGACAGCTACTTTGTGAACACTCACAGAAATAATGAAATGAGAGGAGTCGGAGGTTTTTTCTACGACCATTTTAATACGACAGATATCGACGCTGATCTTGAAATGGTAAAAGACATTTCATCAAACTTCATTGATTCTTATTTCCCGATTGTTGAAAAAAGAAAGGATGAAGCTTTCGATGCCGAAGACGAAGACTTCCAACTTCATAGACGTGGCCGTTATGTTGAATTCAATTTACTTCACGACCGTGGGACAATGTTTGGTTTAAAAACCAATGGAAGAACGGATTCAATTCTCATTTCTCTTCCAGCTCGCGCGAAGTTCTCATACAAGTACAAACCAAAGGCCGGTTCAGTTCACGAAAAGATGATGGAGTACTATTATCCTCGTGAGTGGAATTAAGAGATGTTTATAAACATTCTTCTCTTAGTTTTCGCTACTGCAATCTGGGGATACGGATTTGTCGCGACCAGATGGACGCTGGTTGCTCTTGATCCTTATTGGGCCAATGCTCTTCGCTTTGCCGTTGCAGGAATTTGCTCAACACCCTTTTTACTTTATAAAAAATCATTCACGAGAAAAGATAATATCCTTAAAAAAGCTTTTATCAGTTCGATCTTTTTATTCGGGATCATGCTTTTTCAAACCATTGGTTTGAGTCTTACGACTGTGGCAAAAAGTGGATTCATCACAACTTTATACACGCTTTTTATTCCGGTCATCACGATGATCGCTTTCAAAAAAAGATACCGTCCGACATTCTGGCTTCTGCTTCTTCTGGCGATGTTTGGAATGGCCTTAATGTCTAACCTGGAAATCAAAGATTTAAATCTTGGAGACTTCTACACGCTGATATGCGCAGTCTTTGGTGCCTTACATATTATTTACGTAGGGAGAGTGGCCAATCATATCGAGTCACCGGTTGAGTTTAATTTTCTTCAGAACTTTTTTGTGGCCCTGATGTCGCTTGCAGTCGCTTTTATCATGAAGGGCAGTGTGGACTTGAGTGTGGTCATGGATCCAGCTCACAACGTGCTTATCGGCCTTCTCTATCTGGGAATTTTCTCCAGCATGATTTCTTTTACCGCTCAGATTGTTGCCCAGAAAAAAATCCCGGATCATATCGCTGGATTGATTTTTTTAATGGAAGCTCCATTTGCCGCAATGTTTGGTTATATCGTTTTTAGTGAGGCATTGAATGTGATGAATCTGCTAGGGGCGGGAGTGATTATGGTGTCGGTAATCTTGGTTCCAATTCTCGGAAGAGAAGTGACCGCGAGGCTTAAAGCACCAAGCAGTCACTAAGATTATCGTGTAAACCTAACTCTTGAAAAAGTAAGTTCATCTCATTCATCATTCAAACCTAGTAAAAATGCTACGCATTTTTTAGGTTTACTGATTAAATTTTTTGTACACGTTCATGATCTGAGACTTAACTTGTCCTTTCATATCTAACATAAGAAGAACACCTGAGTTTTCTCCGTTAGTATCAGCTCCAACGATAGAAACTGTACCTGCTCTTTTGTCACCAATGTAGTATCTAAAAGATGCGATTGCTCCATCAACACCAACTTTAGTTGGAAGGAAGATACCAAAAACATCTTTACCAACAAATAGGCTCATGTTGTGGAATTTTTCAATTGAGAAAGCTACAGCAGGAAGAGATCCTGAAGTAATCCCTGGAAGGTTTCTTCCACCAGGAAGTTTCGCTGGAGGAAGAGCATCTAATCCACCATCAACGATATCTTTTAATGAAATAGAAACTGACATTAAAGTTCCTGCAGATTCTAGATCTGGAGAAATTTCAATGTATGAGTATTTATATTTTGGAATGTTGTAACGAAGACCACCGTCTAATTGAACGTTATCAAAAACCGCAGAGATCATCAGGTTGTCCTGAAGAAGAGATACTGTCGGCCCTTTCACACCAGCGATCTGGATATTTGTTGCATCGTTTTTACCACATGAAGTAGTAAAACCTAGAGTCATAATAGTTGCAGCTGTTAATACTGACGTTTTCCATTTTGATAACATAAAAATGTTCCCCTGTTAGTTTGAGTTCGGATATTTTTATGTCCATTCGGAAATGGTTTTAAAAAAATTAGGATCTATTTTCGATTGAAAATTTAATTTTTATGAATTCGATGATTTCTTCATCGTTTAGGTTCGGATGTTGAGTTTTTTGATCAGCGATGATCGACTCAATTTTACTAAGAATAACTAACAGGGGATTACAATTTTGAATGATCATTAAGATCCTCCTGTTAGTATTGTAGATTAAATGTTTGAGTAGTCAAACTCTATTTCAGGGAGTTTTGGGAAAATAAGATAAGTGCATGAATATGCAAGAGAAAAGGAGGGCCTGAATTTTAGAATTCAGGCGCAATATAAACTTCAATCTCTGGGTTCAATTCATCACGTAGGATGGCCTTAATCGCCTCAAGAGTCCCCGTTGTCGAGCTTGGGCATGTCCCACAGGCCCCTTGGTACTTAACCATCAGAATGTTGTCTTGATAAGTTAGTGCCTGGATATCTCCACCGTCTCCTTGAAGACCGGGGCGAATAGTTTTATCAAGAATCGCTTCGATCTGTTGAAGCTCAGGAGATAGATTTTTTCTTCTGTCTGCTTCAGGATTTGGATCGTTGTAGTTTGGATTGTGAGTCGGCATAAATTCTTTTAATGCTTTCATTACACCCGTTTCAACACTGTTCCAGTCTTCGTAAGAAAACTTTGTAATAGCGATAACGTTTTCAAAAAAGTGTAGTTGATCAATTCCTCTTACCTTGAATAACTCAAGAGCAAGTTGGTTTTCTCCACATTCACTTGGTGACTTGTATGTTGAATTTCCTTCCATCTTCACTGGAATGTTCATGATGAACTTCAGTGCATTTGGGTTCGGTGTAGGTTGAATGTCGATATCAAGTTCAGTTTCCATAATGGCTTCACTCATATAATTGTCCTTTTAATTATAATAAAAATTCTTTTGCTTTCTTTATAGCTGCAATAAACGTGTCGACGTCTTCTTTCGTGTTGTAGAAAGTAAAACTTGCGCGAGCACAGGCCGTAATTCCAAAACGCTTCATAAGAGGTTGAGTACAATGGTGACCAGTTCTGATTGCTACACCTTGTTTATCTAAAAGTGTTCCCAGGTCGTGAGGGTGAACACCATCAATAACAAAAGACAGTACACCTGATTTTTCTTTTGCTTCACCGATAAGTCTTACACCGCTGATCTTTTTAAGTTCGCTTGTCGCGTACTCAAGGAGCTCAGTTTCATAAAAGTTAACTGCATCCAGACCAATTGATAATAAATAATCAATCGCTGATTTGAAGGCGATCACTTCAGCAATTGCTGGAGTTCCTGCTTCAAATTTATTGGGAAGAATATTGTAAGTTGTTTTTTCAAACGTCACTTCAGAAATCATCGCTCCACCACCTTGGTAGGGAGGCATTGCATTTAACAGGTCTTCTTTTCCGTATAAAATTCCCAGACCGTTTGGCCCGTAGATTTTATGAGCAGAAAAAACCATGAAGTCACAGTCTAAATCCTGGACATCAACTTTTTGATGAGCAATTGATTGAGCAGCATCAAGCGCAAACTTAGAACCGTTTGCGTGAGCAAGTGCGGCCATTTCTTTTACCGGGTTTGTAGTCCCCAGAGTATTTGAAGTATGAACGACTGATACGATTTTCGTTTTAGGAGTTAAAAGTTTTTTATACTCATCCAGAGAAATTTCACCAGCATCATTGATCGGAATCATGACAACTTTAGCGCCTTTTTTCTCGGCAATCATTTGCCATGGAACGATATTTGAATGGTGTTCCATTTGAGAAAGAAGAATTTCATCTCCCGCTTTTAAGTATTGTTCTCCAAAAGAGTTTGCCAGCAGGTTGATCCCGTCAGTTGTTCCTTTCGTGTAAATAACTTCGTGAACATGTGCCGCGTTGATTAAATGTTGAACAGTCACTCTCGTTTCTTCGAATGCGCGAGTCCCCATTTCTGAAAGCGTGTGCACGCCACGGTGAACGTTCGCCACATCCTGACTTAAGTGTTTTGTCATCTCATCGATCACAACTTGAGGCTTCAGTGTTGTCGCCGCATTGTCGAGATAGACTAAAGGTTTATCATTCACAGTCGTACTTAACTGTGGAAAGTCCTTTCTGATTTTTGCAACGTCTAGTGTAGATTTCATAAATTCATCTCACTTAAGGCCGTTCTTTCAAAGTTTTCTTCAAGCACTTTTAAAGCACGTTCTTGAATAGGTTTGCTCTCAATTAAATAAAGAACGTCGGCCGCGAATCCGTGGCATAACATTCTTTTTGCTTTATCTTTTTTGATCCCGCGAGACTCAAGATAGAATTCTTCTTCCTGAGATAATTGTCCGACAGTTGCTCCGTGAGCACATTTAACATCGTCAGCAGCTACTAAAAGTTGTGGGCGAGTGTCGATATGAGCTTTTTTCGAAAGCATTAAATTCTTATTTAACTGGTTAGAGTTAACTAACTGAGCGTCTTTGGCGATGATGATTTTCCCAGTGAAAGCACCGTGAGACTCTCCAGCTAAGATCCCTTTGAATAATTGATCAGAGTTAGTATGAGCGGCATCGTGGTGAATATTTGAGAAGATGTCAGCGTGCTCAGATTTTGTTAAAGCGTAAAGGCCGTTAACGTGAGCTTCTCCACCAGTTCCTACAATGTGCACGTCGATATTGTGACGAGCTACTAAAATTCCCAGGTCAATAGTCATTGATTTAAACTGAGCATCTTTTTCAACTGTGGCAGAAGTTAATCCGATATGAGTTGAAGCGATGGCTTCGTTTTGGAATTTTACGTGTTCAACAAAAGCATTCTCTAACACATCAAAGTGAATCGAGCTGTTTGTTGTATATTGGAATAATAAGTTCTGAGTCGAAGTGAAAAACTCAGCGATAGAAACTTTAGAAAATGGTTCTGCCACAACAGTGATGCGTGGAGAGACGATTTTATTAACACCAGCATCATCCACTAAGTGAACAATTGTGATCGGGAAGTCTATAACCGTGTTCTTTTTAATTTTTAAGAAAAGAGGTGATAGGGCCACACTAAAGTTAAGTGCATCGAAAGTATCGAAGAACTTCTCACTTGGTCTTTGCTGATCAATCACAATTCCTTCCGGAAGAACTGATTGATGACGGTTGAAGACTCCGTTATTTAGAATAATCATCCCTCGGCGGTCGATCACTTCTTTCGGAAGGTCATGAACGATTTCACTGGCACGAGTGAAAAAGCGTGGAGAAAGATTCTTAGAAATATTTGTGTAAATCCAGTCTTCGTGTTTTTTTGTAGGGATCCCCAGTGTCTTGAATTGTTCAAGAGCATTTTTCATCGCCTGATTGTAACTGGCACCAAGTTCTGTCGTTGCCGTATAAACGTCAGCAGAATTTTTCACTAGTTCATTTAATAATACGTTTTCCATATATTCTCTTTAAGCTACTTTAGATTTTATTTGCGTGTTCTTTAATCAGCCACTCGTAACCTTTTTCTTCAAGTTCAAGTGCGAGCTCCTTTCCACCAGATCTAATAATTTGTCCTTGGTATAAAACATGGACGTGATCTGGAACGATGAAGTCTAGTAAGCGTTGGTAGTGAGTTACTAAAATAGTTGCATTGAAGCGCGATCTAAGAGCGTTCACACCTTTTGCTACGATTTTTAGAGCATCGATATCAAGACCAGAGTCTGTTTCATCTAATAGGGCAAGACGTGGGTTTAAAACTGCCATCTGAAGGATTTCATTTTTCTTTTTTTCTCCACCTGAGAATCCAGTGTTTACCGGACGGTCAAGGAAAGCTTCGTTCATTTCTAAAAGATCTAGCTTTGGTTTTAAGAACTTTCTGAAGTCTTCAGCGTTCATTTCCGGAGCACCGTTGTACTTACAAGTTTCATTGAATGATTCAAGTAAGAAAGTGAAGTTTGAAACACCTGGGATTTCTACCGGGTATTGGAAACCTAAAAAGATTCCGCTTTTTGCGCGCTCATCAGCTTCTAGTTCAAAAAGGTTTTTATCTTTTGCATTGATTTTGTAAGTGATCGTTCCTTCCGAAACTTCGTACGAAGGGTGTCCTGCAATCACTTTTGAAAGTGTACTTTTCCCAGAACCGTTAGGTCCCATGATCGCGTGCACTTCACCGGCCTTAACTGTTAAGTTAATTCCTTTTAAGATTTCTTTGTCGCCGATTTTGGCGTGGAGATTTTTAATTTCAATCATAATGATCCTTTTACCCGATGCTATTTTCTAATTTCATTTCAATAAGTTTTACTGCTTCTACCGAGAACTCTAGAGGAAGTTCTTTAAAAACGTCCTTGCAGAATCCGTTAACGATCATTGAGATACATTTCTCTTCTGAAAGTCCACGAGACTGAAGATAAAATAATTGCTCTTCAGAAATACGTGAAGTCGAAGCTTCGTGTTCAACAACTGCTGTATTATTTTTTACGTCAATGTATGGGAACGTGTTCGCGCGAGCTTTCGCTCCGATTAACATCGAGTCACACTGAGAGTAGTTACGAGCACCAGTTGCACTAGCGTTGATTTTTACAAGTCCACGGTAGTTGTTTTCTGATTGCTCGGCAGAGATCCCTTTAGAGATGATTGTCGACTTGGTATTTTTACCAATGTGAACCATCTTTGTTCCAGTATCTGCTTGCATGAAGTTGTTAGTTAGAGCAACTGAGTAGAATGCTCCTTCAGATCCATCTCCAATTAAATTACAAGAAGGGTATTTCCAAGTGATGGCTGAACCAGCTTCAACTTGCGTCCATGAAATTTTTGAATTCTTTCCAAGACAGTTTCCGCGTTTTGTAACGAAGTTATAAATTCCTCCCACACCTTTTTTATCGCCGGCGTACCAGTTTTGAACTGTAGAGTATTTAATCTCAGCGTTGTCCATTGCGATTAACTCAACGATAGCAGCGTGAAGTTGATTTTCATCTCTTTGCGGAGCTGTACAACCTTCAAGGTAGTTTACGAATGAGCCTTCTTCAGCAACGATCAGTGTTCTTTCGAACTGTCCTGTTTCTTTGGCGTTGATTCTGAAATACGTCGATAGATCCAGCGGACATCTCACACCTTTTGGGATGTAGACGAATGACCCGTCAGAAAATACAGCAGCATTTAGAGCAGCGTAAAAGTTATCAGAGTGGGGAACAACTGTTCCCAAATATTTCTTCACTAGTTCAGGACGCTCTTTAACAGCTTCTGAAATAGAGCAGAAGATAACTCCAACTTTTTCCAGTTCTTCTCTGTGAGTTGTCGCGACCGAAACTGAATCAAATACCGCATCAACAGCAACACCGGAAATACGTTTTTGCTCGTTAAGTGGAATTCCAAGTTTTGCGAAAGTTGCTAGAAGTTCAGGATCGATTTCATTAAGATCGGCCAGGGCCTCTTTTTTCTTCGGTGCTGAATAATAGTAAAGATCTTCGTAATCGATTTCTGGAATATCAAGCTTTGCCCATTTAGGGTGCTTCATTGTTTTCCAATGGCGGAATGCTTTCAAACGGAAATCCAGAAGCCATTCAGGCTCCTCTTTTTTCGCTGAAATCATGCGAACGATATCTTCGTTCAGACCCTTCGGAAAACTTTCCGTTTCGATGTCTGTGAAGAATCCATATTTGTAGTCAGAATTTAAAATATCTGTGCTCATGCGTGCACCTCTAAAATTTTAGCCTGGTTGAACTCAGTACCTTGAAGGAGTTCAGCAAGCGTTAAGTTTTCTAAAAAAGCGTTTAGTTTGCGGTTTAGGTTTTCAACCGGAGTTGAGATGTTACATTTTCCTAAAAGCTCGCAAGTTCCTTTGTGGTTAGTGCAAACGCGACCGATTTCTTCGCGGCCTTCGATCATTTGAACTAGTTCCATATATGTAATAGCGTCTAAATTTTTGTTAAGAGAGTATCCACCTTTAATTCCTTTTACAGATTTTAAGATGTCGTGACTGTTCATCACTTGCATCACTTTTGCTGTCGTATCAAAGGGCGTTTGAAACACGTCACAGATTTCCCTAGCAGACACAAGTGCTGCATGATCATTTTTGTCGGCCATGAATTTCAAGGCCATCAGTGCGTATTCAACTTTCTTATTAATTTTAAGCATGACAGTTTCCTCTTAGTATCGTTTTTGAGTCCACTATTTCCATTATTCAATTGTCCGCTGTATAGGCCCACCATATCCCAATATACGCCAAAAATAAACCTATTTATGATTTGAGGGCATTTTTCCTTTTGGATCTTAACGAAATGCTCCAAAAAACCGATACAGTTGTGAATGAAAAACATGGGTATCATGAAACTCAAAATGAATTATTTAGTCATAGCAATTCTGGCACTTTCCATTGGGAAGGTGTGGGGAAATTGCCCGGAATTTGAGACGGCGCTTGAAAAAGCGATGGCGAAGGTTACAGCGAGGGAAGCAAGTAAGAGTGTTGACGCCGACTGGAATACTCCTGAAGCGAATGCTTTTAAGCTTAAATACAACACCGAAGTCAGAGGGGCGGCAGATAACCGCAAGTTTATGACTTTGATGGAGCAGGATAAAAAACTAGGCAACCGCGATGTTTTGTATTTTGACGTAGAAAATTCTGTGCAAAAAAAGCTCAATGACTCCATTGTCGGTGACAAGGAAATGGTCGATGCCATCAATAATTCTTTCATGGCAAAATTCAATAAAAACCTGAGTGCCAGTCCGGAAATTATGAAAAGACTGGAAGGGCAGTATCAGGATTTTAAGCCGATTCGCTTAAGGCTAAAACTACAGGCCGGCGATGACCGTGCTTTATTAGAAAAAAAGTTAGATGAAATTTACAGAAAGACTAATGCTGAATTTGTGGCCGAGTTTGAGTCGAGTGGAATGACAAAATTAATTCCACCAAGAACAGATGAAGTAGTTGATCCGAGTAACTGGTTTTTATCTGGTTCCGGAGAAAATGCACTGGAGGCCAACATGGCCGCTCGTGGAGCAAGAAGTGCTGGCTTTGCACCTGGACAAGCAAAAACATTAGGGTTCAAAGAACAGGTTGATACCATCCATGCAGACTTAAATTCAATTGAAGGTCTCAGGTTATCACTCGTCCAAAATGAAGCGCTTTTAAAAAGCGGAATCATGCTTAAAACCTCTACGGGCGAAATTGTTCCGTCCAGAGATATGATTGGCGTTTTAAGAAAAATTAAAATGGCCGATTGTCAGAGTGTTGCCGAATACAATGCCAAAATAAGGGCCAAAGTGAAGACGCTTTTTAAATCGGATATCAGCGATAAAAACATTGAAGAGCTGACAGTTTACTTTAAAAAAATAGACTCCATTTCGCCGCCACTATTCCAACGTCAACGTACGGTGATTAATCTTGGCGAAGCAAAAGGCGGAATTGTTTCAGTGGATTTTTCGGGAGTCGGAGTTGATAATGCTTTTGAGCAAATGCGCGCACTCTCAGCAGTGAATTATGCTCAACAAGACAAACGACTCTTGATTAAAGATGCCTTTGAAAAAGTTCAAAATAATGTTGATAAGGTGACAGATGACCTGAATATGGCCAAACGTGCTTTTAATAAGGCCAGCAATGAAAATAATTCGACGAAGTTCTCCGGAGATGACGGAATTCTGATGCCAAATACCAAGTGGGAGAAGGCAAAAAAACAAGAATTGTTAAGAGAGCTCTCAAGAACATCTGATCCTTCTAAGTTTCGTGTGACGTTTGTAAGGACAGAATTCGATAGTGGGGTTAGTATTCCGGCAATGGAGAGATCATCGCGGGTCGTGCGAGCTGAAACGATCGAAAAAAGTCTGAGAGATACAGTTGTTGGTGCAACCAAGATTGACAGCAGCAGGGCCCGAAAAATGATTTTTGCCATTGATTCAATTCCTTCAGTGACAGGCGGAAGATTCAACCTGATCATAGGTGGAGAGAAACCCACAGCTGCAGAATTGAAAATGATTGAAGCAGCTTTTAAAAAATTAATGGATAAAAAAGATGGCGAAGTTTTCGGTGAGATTATTGAAGCCTACTAATTGGAAAAATATATGATAGTGGTCGGCGAACTTCGCGATAAAAAAATGATTGATCTGATGAGAGACGAGCTTTTCGCTATGGGGATTAGTGCAGCTTCTCATTACGATGAAAAAAACGATATCTACTTTCTGACAGTGGAGGATCAAGCTGATCTGGCCCGCGCTCAGGATTATTATCGTGTAAAACTTGGCTTCAGAAAGCCTATCGAAGTTGACGCTGAATGGATTAAAATTAAGACTCTTCCCAGAGGAGAGACGACATTTGCCATTTTAATTGCCTGCGTGGTTCTCTTTGGACTCAGTTATCTC carries:
- a CDS encoding DUF3943 domain-containing protein, translating into MTKFVLTLMLLFSLTEVSQVRAETADNSDAKPYIDNDVIVDPVSGRRTNLYHYGYTERTHSVQETVTNVGVVYGLTWVFYPLIQPKVFKVHDGVNQYKNNFGKLVFDKDEPVWNFFVHPISGSQLFLLYRAQGYSRMSALGLTTISSTLFELTVEILTEPASVQDLYMTPILGTVLGLGIESFSMSLLNSGTTAGKIVGHLINPATLLPLYEGRTLIIPKFEPEDKGAMVKVELMF
- the hemF gene encoding oxygen-dependent coproporphyrinogen oxidase; its protein translation is MQDLETKKVEFHRYVRALQDEITMALFDVDPKLNLEEDKWERLDHTGNPGGGGITRAFTGEIIENAGVNTSMVFGAIDPAFAGKLGGTGDQMWAAGISLIIHPRNPRVPTVHANFRMIHAGEKFWFGGGADLTPYYPHVEDFQYFHDTWREAITPYGHYEEWKKTCDSYFVNTHRNNEMRGVGGFFYDHFNTTDIDADLEMVKDISSNFIDSYFPIVEKRKDEAFDAEDEDFQLHRRGRYVEFNLLHDRGTMFGLKTNGRTDSILISLPARAKFSYKYKPKAGSVHEKMMEYYYPREWN
- a CDS encoding DMT family transporter, which translates into the protein MFINILLLVFATAIWGYGFVATRWTLVALDPYWANALRFAVAGICSTPFLLYKKSFTRKDNILKKAFISSIFLFGIMLFQTIGLSLTTVAKSGFITTLYTLFIPVITMIAFKKRYRPTFWLLLLLAMFGMALMSNLEIKDLNLGDFYTLICAVFGALHIIYVGRVANHIESPVEFNFLQNFFVALMSLAVAFIMKGSVDLSVVMDPAHNVLIGLLYLGIFSSMISFTAQIVAQKKIPDHIAGLIFLMEAPFAAMFGYIVFSEALNVMNLLGAGVIMVSVILVPILGREVTARLKAPSSH
- a CDS encoding NifU family protein, with protein sequence MSEAIMETELDIDIQPTPNPNALKFIMNIPVKMEGNSTYKSPSECGENQLALELFKVRGIDQLHFFENVIAITKFSYEDWNSVETGVMKALKEFMPTHNPNYNDPNPEADRRKNLSPELQQIEAILDKTIRPGLQGDGGDIQALTYQDNILMVKYQGACGTCPSSTTGTLEAIKAILRDELNPEIEVYIAPEF
- a CDS encoding aminotransferase class V-fold PLP-dependent enzyme — encoded protein: MKSTLDVAKIRKDFPQLSTTVNDKPLVYLDNAATTLKPQVVIDEMTKHLSQDVANVHRGVHTLSEMGTRAFEETRVTVQHLINAAHVHEVIYTKGTTDGINLLANSFGEQYLKAGDEILLSQMEHHSNIVPWQMIAEKKGAKVVMIPINDAGEISLDEYKKLLTPKTKIVSVVHTSNTLGTTNPVKEMAALAHANGSKFALDAAQSIAHQKVDVQDLDCDFMVFSAHKIYGPNGLGILYGKEDLLNAMPPYQGGGAMISEVTFEKTTYNILPNKFEAGTPAIAEVIAFKSAIDYLLSIGLDAVNFYETELLEYATSELKKISGVRLIGEAKEKSGVLSFVIDGVHPHDLGTLLDKQGVAIRTGHHCTQPLMKRFGITACARASFTFYNTKEDVDTFIAAIKKAKEFLL
- the sufD gene encoding Fe-S cluster assembly protein SufD, with translation MENVLLNELVKNSADVYTATTELGASYNQAMKNALEQFKTLGIPTKKHEDWIYTNISKNLSPRFFTRASEIVHDLPKEVIDRRGMIILNNGVFNRHQSVLPEGIVIDQQRPSEKFFDTFDALNFSVALSPLFLKIKKNTVIDFPITIVHLVDDAGVNKIVSPRITVVAEPFSKVSIAEFFTSTQNLLFQYTTNSSIHFDVLENAFVEHVKFQNEAIASTHIGLTSATVEKDAQFKSMTIDLGILVARHNIDVHIVGTGGEAHVNGLYALTKSEHADIFSNIHHDAAHTNSDQLFKGILAGESHGAFTGKIIIAKDAQLVNSNQLNKNLMLSKKAHIDTRPQLLVAADDVKCAHGATVGQLSQEEEFYLESRGIKKDKAKRMLCHGFAADVLYLIESKPIQERALKVLEENFERTALSEMNL
- the sufC gene encoding Fe-S cluster assembly ATPase SufC; protein product: MIEIKNLHAKIGDKEILKGINLTVKAGEVHAIMGPNGSGKSTLSKVIAGHPSYEVSEGTITYKINAKDKNLFELEADERAKSGIFLGFQYPVEIPGVSNFTFLLESFNETCKYNGAPEMNAEDFRKFLKPKLDLLEMNEAFLDRPVNTGFSGGEKKKNEILQMAVLNPRLALLDETDSGLDIDALKIVAKGVNALRSRFNATILVTHYQRLLDFIVPDHVHVLYQGQIIRSGGKELALELEEKGYEWLIKEHANKI
- the sufB gene encoding Fe-S cluster assembly protein SufB; amino-acid sequence: MSTDILNSDYKYGFFTDIETESFPKGLNEDIVRMISAKKEEPEWLLDFRLKAFRHWKTMKHPKWAKLDIPEIDYEDLYYYSAPKKKEALADLNEIDPELLATFAKLGIPLNEQKRISGVAVDAVFDSVSVATTHREELEKVGVIFCSISEAVKERPELVKKYLGTVVPHSDNFYAALNAAVFSDGSFVYIPKGVRCPLDLSTYFRINAKETGQFERTLIVAEEGSFVNYLEGCTAPQRDENQLHAAIVELIAMDNAEIKYSTVQNWYAGDKKGVGGIYNFVTKRGNCLGKNSKISWTQVEAGSAITWKYPSCNLIGDGSEGAFYSVALTNNFMQADTGTKMVHIGKNTKSTIISKGISAEQSENNYRGLVKINASATGARNYSQCDSMLIGAKARANTFPYIDVKNNTAVVEHEASTSRISEEQLFYLQSRGLSEEKCISMIVNGFCKDVFKELPLEFSVEAVKLIEMKLENSIG
- a CDS encoding RrF2 family transcriptional regulator; this encodes MLKINKKVEYALMALKFMADKNDHAALVSAREICDVFQTPFDTTAKVMQVMNSHDILKSVKGIKGGYSLNKNLDAITYMELVQMIEGREEIGRVCTNHKGTCELLGKCNISTPVENLNRKLNAFLENLTLAELLQGTEFNQAKILEVHA